The Taeniopygia guttata chromosome 19, bTaeGut7.mat, whole genome shotgun sequence genome window below encodes:
- the LOC100222299 gene encoding argininosuccinate lyase — translation MAAEGDKMMAGRFVGSTDPIMEMLSASITVDQRLSEVDIQGSMAYAKALEKAGILSKTELEKILSGLEKISEEWSKGVFGVIQTDEDIHTANERRLKELIGDVAGKLHTGRSRNDQVVTDLKLFMKNSLSIISTHLLQLIKTLVERAAIEIDVILPGYTHLQKAQPIRWSQFLLSHAVALTRDSERLGEVKRRINVLPLGSGALAGNPLEIDREMLRSELDFASISLNSMDAVSERDFVVEFLSAATLLMIHLSKMAEDLIIYSTSEFGFLTLSDTYCSGSSLMPQKKNPDSLELIRSKAGRVFGRLAAILMVLKGLPSTYNKDLQEDKEAVFDVVDTLNAVLQVATGVISTLQINKENMEKALSPEILSSDLALYLVHKGMPFRQAHIAAGKAVHLAETKGITINNLSLEDLKSISPLFGSDVAQVFSVVSSVEQYTAAGGTAKGSVSAQIEQLRELLKRLKEQA, via the exons GGGGACAAAATGATGGCAGGAAGGTTTGTGGGGAGCACAGATCCCATCATGGAGATGCTCAGCGCTTCCATTACTGTTGATCAGAGACTGTCTGAGGTGGACATCCAGGGAAGCATGGCTTATGCCAAAGCCTTGGAGAAGGCTGGAATTCTGTCCAAAACTGAGCTGGAGAAGATCCTGAGTGGCCTGGAAAAG ATCTCTGAGGAATGGTCCAAAGGAGTCTTTGGTGTGATCCAGACTGATGAGGATATCCACACTGCCAATGAGCGCAGGCTGAAG GAGCTGATTGGAGACGTGGCTGGGAAGTTGCACACTGGCAGAAGCAGGAATGATCAG GTTGTGACTGACCTGAAGCTGTTCATGAAGAATTCTCTCTCCATCATCTCCACGCACCTCCTGCAGCTCATTAAGACCCTGGTGGAACGTGCTGCCAT AGAAATCGATGTGATCCTGCCTGGCTACACCCACCTGCAGAAAGCTCAGCCCATCCGATGGAGCCAGTTCTTGCTCAG CCATGCTGTTGCTCTGACCCGCGATTCTGAGCGCCTGGGAGAGGTGAAGAGGAGGATCAATGTCTTGCCTTTGGGAAG TGGAGCTCTGGCTGGAAACCCCCTGGAAATCGATAGAGAGATGCTGCGCAGTG AGCTGGACTTTGCTTCCATCAGCCTGAACAGCATGGATGCCGTCAGCGAGAGGGACTTTGTGG TGGAATTCCTCTCTGCTGCCACCCTGCTGATGATCCACCTCAGCAAGATGGCTGAGGATCTCATCATCTACAGCACCAGCGAGTTTGGCTTCCTGACCCTCTCTGATACCTACTG ctctggcagcagcctgaTGCCTCAGAAGAAGAATCCCGACAGTCTGGAGCTGATCCGCAGCAAAGCCGGGCGAGTGTTCGGACGG TTGGCTGCAATTCTCATGGTCCTCAAAGGACTCCCGAGCACCTACAACAAGGACCTGCAG GAGGACAAGGAGGCTGTTTTTGATGTTGTAGACACCCTGAATGCTGTGCTCCAGGTTGCCACTGGAGTGATTTCCACCCTCCAG ATCAACAAGGAGAACATGGAGAAGGCACTGAGCCCTGAGATCCTGTCATCTGACCTGGCTCTCTACTTGGTTCATAAAGGA ATGCCCTTCAGACAAGCCCACATCGCTGCTGGCAAGGCCGTCCACCTCGCCGAGACCAAAGGCATCACCATCAACAATCTCAGCCTGGAGGACCTGAAGAGCATCAG ccccctgttTGGCAGCGACGTGGCGCAGGTGTTCAGCGTGGTGAGCAGCGTGGAGCAGTACACGGCCGCGGGCGGCACCGCCAAGGGCAGCGTGTCCGCCCAGATCGAGCAGCTGCGGGAGCTGCTCAAGAGGCTCAAGGAGCAGGCCTAG